TTGGGCCCCCCTGGCTGGGCGAGTATGCATGAGGCCTCTTACAGGCCCGGGGGAGACCCAGGTGTTCTGGACGATGCCGGAGGGGATGGGAGGCATAGTCATTGACTCATGGGAGGAAGACACACGTGTTCAGTAGACAAAGTACTAGACACACTGCTTGAACTTGAGCCACTTCCACCTGGGGAAAATCAGTGAGGGTTCTGGGGGAAGTGGAAATGGACCCAGGAGAACTGGGAGTGGGAGAGGCctggggagggcttcctggaggaggcaacgAAAGGAGTCGAGGCAAGAGGGACAGGCACAAAGGTGCGGAAGGACaagcctctttttaaaaagtgtgacaGTGAGGAGACCTCCAGCTTGGTGCAAGAGAGGACAATGAGGCTACTGAACGGGTGTGGTAATTTGTGGGCAGCCTTGACGTCAGGCTGTGGAGACAGGGGTGTATCCTTGGCTCCTCCTGTGGCTCTGCCCTGTACCTGTCCAGGAGGCTGAGGGCTCCAGAGCTGTGGGCCTCGTACACCTCCACGTAGTCAGACTTGCACTCGTCCTGAGCTTCCAGGCTGAAGTTGTGGAAGAGCAGTTCGACGCCATGTCCAGCAGGCACTGAGATATGCCAGGTACAAAGCTGGGGGAGGGCACAGGTGGGGTAATTTATGGGTTCCTTCTCCTGTTCCAATCGGGGTCCCCAGGCTGAGCTCCAGACGGGCTTTCCCTGGTTGCAAGTTGGGTAGGGAGTGGGCGGGCTTGGCCTACACCACTCTCAACATCGTTGGTGGAAGGGCCTTTAACTTGTCTGGTCTCAGAGATAAGCTTACCCAGCACAGGAGCTGGGTACCTAGTAAGCACTTAATAATGTCCCCTTCCTGTTTgcttgatctctggtctttccaggTACAAGGAGTATCTGCCATGCCGTCCTCAATTGCACTAACCCCGCTGCTCAGGTGTGCCCACATGTGCCCCACTGCCCTCCCCATGGAGCACTAGCTGGCTTACCTGTTGGTGAGGGTACTGCTGCAGGTAGCTGGGAGCAGAGAAAGTGCCCTCAAGCCCAGTCAGGTTCCCCCCACACCCTGTAGAGAGGAGGGGCGGAGGCTCATGAGTTTACTGGATCTGTGCCTTTCGCCAGTAGGCCTGGCAGTGACAGTGGCGAAGAATCTTGTCTGTGCCCATGGGAAACAAGTTATGGGTCAGAAGGATGACCAGGCAGGTTTGGAGCTGGGCCAGGCCAGGGTGGGGTCCAGCCTGCACCTGGATCAGACGGTACCTGCCCCAAGGCTGATCGGACCTGTACCTGGAAACTTGGCACTGCAGTTGGTCTCGTCACTGCCATCAGCACAGTTGGCAAAACCGTCACACACCGAGTCACGCAGCAAGCAGACGAACTGGTCACAGGGGAACTCCTCGTGGGCACAGCTCCCTGGGGGTAGGCATCTGGATTCAGAACCCTCTAGAGTCTCTACCCCTTTTTTAGGGCTGGGAGCGGCTGGAGTTGGCCAGTTGACGGGTAGCCGGGCATTTGGTGGGAGAACACTCACCGTGTCCAGGGGCCACAGCCTGGTACCAGGCATGGAAGCCAGATCCTTCCACACTGCTGTCAGAGACGAAGGCCACCCGGAGGCGGCTGGCATTGGTGTTGAGTGTGGGGGGAGGCACCCTCCCACATACTCTGCAAGAAACCAGATTGGGGATGAGAGGGGCTCAGAGCTCAGGGCCAGCGGGAGTGGAGCCTGCCTGGGCTCTGTGGTCCTCTTTCCTGAAGCCCCATCCTGGGGACGATGTGTCAAAAAAGGTTCTGTTCCTTTCCAGCAGAGCTGTGACCTCCCTGGCACCTGCTTGTCCATCCTTGAACCATTGATTCATGGGAAAGACATGTGGGAGCTCCAGCTTCCAGATTTGGAAGCCAAggtcagagaggggaagtgaccTTCCCAAGGTCATATAGTAAgatggtggcagagctgggcGCAGAGGCCAAGtctctccatttcttcctcccagTCAAGAGTTTCCCTCTGCACCTCCCTGGTTCTGCCCTCCAGACAGTCATTCAGTACAGGGTGGAGAGAGTGGGGGTTGGGATCTCTGGGAACAGAGGAACCTACCTGAGGAGGGGGCCTTCAGGCTCGGGAGAGATTTCCAAGCGATCGAAAAGACAAGAGGCCACACTCTCTGTGCTGAGAGTTTCGATCTTGAGCTGTATTGTGTGGTCTGTGGCCACCTGGATATGCCACACGCAGTGGGCGTTGGGTGGGTAAGGGTCTGGGTAGTTGGGACTGCTGAAGAAGCCCCTTGGGCCGGGAAGGAGgcccccacaggctgcagagatGGAAGTGAGCGTTCAGAGGTCAAAAGAagagagagttttgtttttttttcctcaaggtgCCTCTTCCTGCATACCCCTCTCCTGCCATCTTgggcccttctccaggaagatcaGCCCTGAGTACTCACTGGACTGGGGTGCGAGGCTCACTCCTGCCTCCGGTTGCCCTTTAGGGGTCCCAGTTGcctgggaggtggtggtggaggtggcagGGGTAGTGCCAGTGGTGGCGAGGCCTCGGGAAGGCAGTGGATGGTAGGTGGCCCACGGTGAGGTTGTAGCCTGCAATTCTGGAGGTgacaggatgggggagggggctcAGAGGCTCTGGATCCCTTGGGGGCATGGGCAGAAGAGCTCATGGAGTCTCATCCTAAAGCCCTTCTTCCTGCAGGCTCTGGGGACTTACGGGCCAGGATGATGGCCACCAGCAGCCcgagcagcaggagcagcaggccGGCCAGCAGGAGGACACACAGCCAGGAGAAGCGGCAGTCTGGCTGCAGCCGTCGGGGATGCCGACCTGCGGACACGCAGGGCGGAGTTTTGAGAGCCCTCTCCCTAGGGCGTCCCTCACCTACCATCCTGAGCTGCCAGGCCTTTCTTGTCCTACCCCCGGGTCACCCCCTGAGATGGTTACCATGCCAGGGAGCTCGGGCGCTGCAGTCGGCGTCCTCCTGGAGGGCGGGGAAGGGGCAAGGTGGCCCTGATTCAGGCTCGAAAGCAGGATTGCAGAACTCAGTCTGAAGGGAGAGATCTGAGGGCTGAAGGCCAGTGGCAGTGCTGCCTGGCAGGTGTGCTCACGGGGCACGGCGGCCCTAGGCAGGCGTCTGGGGCTTGTGGGAGCGGCCCTGGTGGCCCTTACCTTGCTCAGCTCTGTCGTCTCCACACAGAGGACGATATCTGAGCAGTCCTTCATGGCTCTAGGCTCTGCATGGCTTTCTGGAGTCCCTGCGACAGCAGCGCAAGACCCCAAAGAGCCCACTTCCTGCCCCAGTCCCCCTCTCAAGGGGCGGCCTCTGCTCCCTGAAGCCGAGGGCAGTCGGGCTAGACCAGCTGTCCTGCTGCCCTAGGCAGACTGGCTCAGGCTGCTGGCTATTCTGTCTCTGTGTGGGGGAAGGAACAACAGCCAGAAGGAATTCGCAAAGGCATGGAATGGTCGCTTAATCCAACTCAGCTGAGGGTGCTGAAGTCGAGACCCTGGCACACAGCAGTGGTCCTTAAAGGCACAGGCCATGGCTGAGGACATCCTGCACAGGAAGCTGGGTGCTCTGTGTGGGCTGTGGCGGGGAGCTGGTCACCCCCTTTCTTAATCTCACTGAGGTGTTGAATGAGTgctgggagggaagaggggcagTGGGGCATCTTGCAAGCATGAAGGAGCCTTCAAAGCCAGGTGTGAGGACTTGGCAGCTTCAAAGCCCGTGAGTCCTGAGGGCCCTGGACAAAAACAGAGGCCTTCTGCTCCTTCCAggcttctgaggtggctcaggcgtaaagaatctgtctgccaatgcaagagacgggagttcagtccctgggtggggaagatcccctggtgaaggaaatggtaacccactccagtattcttgcctgggaaataccatggacagaggagcctggtgggctacagtccatggggtcgcagagagtcagacaacagtttagcgactaaacgacaatTGCTCCTTGGCATCTGGGTGACTGAGGCATTACCCAAGCTGGGTCTTTGAAAGTCCCACTAAAGCACCTGGGTGCCCAGGGACAAGAACATGGTGTGGGTGGGACATGGTGTGTAGGGGCTGCTTGTGAACTTGAGGGGTTGGCTGCTTCTTCCTGGGCCGCTTCAGGCTGCAGGAGaaaggacagaggaggagaaggtgcCTGAGGCCTTGGGCAGGGTCAGGGCAGGCCCTTCAGTAGGGCTGTTAATTCTGGTGGGTGGTGCCATCTGCTGTTGCAGGATAGAAAATCTGCCCTCTGCAAACTACATCACTCCGTGCCTCTCTCTCCAGGAGCGAAGTTCTCCTGGAAAATCCCCGCCTGGCTCAGCTGTCCGCAGGGAGACTGGAAAGGGATTGTCATCTGTTTTGACTCGGCCATGCTCGGGCTGAGTTgggcagggcaggaggtggggaagcagtgtattttttttctactgTTTGTAGAATCTGTTACATACTAGCCCTGGGTGAGAGGTTCTGAGTGCAATTTCTCTCCTTGCATCACTGAGTCCGCATAATCCTTTAACAAATGATGGCCTACAGCTCCGGCTCCGGGAGGTTCAGTAACTTCCTCAAGGTAACACAGCTGGTGAGATACCGAgacaggagttgaacccaggacTGGGAAAATCCAAAACGCACATTTTCTCAGACACCTCTGTGCCTCTACACTGGCCCCAGGCAGGCTGGTGACAGAGGGGAGCTAAGTGAGGAGCCCAGCggggagagaagcagggaggCTGCGTCTGTGACCCTGAGGCAGCTTTCCTCACACGCACACATCCagctcctctctctttctttttatttatttttaattttaatttttttaaacaccaaaaacatttttgtattggagtatatagccaattaacagtgtgaTAGTTCccagtgaacagcaaagggactcatacacacatacacatgtatccactctcctcCCAACCCCTCTCCCATGCAGGCTGGCTcagaacattgagcagaattccctgggCTATGCACTAGGTCCTCATAGGttacccattttatatatagcagtgtgcctcagtccatcccaaactccccctGGCAaacgtaagtttgttttcttaagtttgtgtctctccttttattttttaaaaaatatttatttggctgcgccaggtcttagttgccctAAATCTTTGATCTTCGTTGACACATGCAGTCTCtttagctgaggcatgtgggatctcattccctgaccagggatccaacctggacccctgcactgggagctcagaatcttagcctctgggccaccagggaagttccctgctCCTCTCCATTCACCCGCGGAGGGCCCTGGGGCACTTTTGTCTAGGGGAGAAAGCTTTCCTGGGTCCTAAGGCTGGACTGTTTTTAGGGGGTTTAAAAGGTCAAAAGTATTGTCCATAAATAACACAGGCATTGTTTGTCCTTCTCCCTTTCATTCCTGAGCACACAGCATGGTTTCATGAGGCTGCCTGAAGTGAAGCAGGTGAGAATCCAGCCAGGTGTTAatgagatttgcaaaaatgtaaatattatccTTCTTCCtcagttctttttgttttggaaaatgtagttttattactcagccattaaaaagagtccatttgaatcagttctaatcaggtggatgaaactggagcctattatacagagtgaagtaagccagaaagaaaaacaccaatacagtatactaatgcatatatatggaatttagaaagatggtaacaataactctgtgtgagagacagcaagagagacacagatgtattgaacagtcttttggactctgtgggagagggcgagggtgggatgatttgggagaatggcattgaaacatgtataatatcatatgtgaaatgaatcaccagtccaggttcaatccatgatacagggtgctcggggctggtgcactgggatgacccagagggatgggatgggcagggtggtgggagggggttcaggatggggaacacatgtacacccatggcggattcatgtcaatgtatggcaaaaccactacaatattgtaaagtaaaaaaattaaaaaataaataaaactgagattaaaaaataaataaatacagaatccaaacatggctaaaaaaaaaaaaatttaagggaattccctggcagcccagaagttaggactctgtgcttccactgcagggggtcacTGGTTCGATCAggtggtttaatccctggtcacagaactaagattccacaaactgtgtggtgcagccaaaaaaagaaagaaaagaaagaaaatgttacttATGTTAGCATATAAAAGatttactgttattttaaaattttatttaaaaattaataagtatttgGATTCCTTTCAAATTTTAACATGGTAAATATTGATAGCTATAACAGGCAGGGAGACTTCTTGGAAGAGGTGGACATTTGGTCTAAAGTTAGAgagttgagggacttccctggtggttcagtggataagactctgttccctatgcagggggcctgggttctattccaggtcagggaactagatcccagatgctgcaactaggacctggcatagccaaataaaacttctttttaattaaaaaaaagtgagagaattgAAAAAGATTTTAGTAGGTAAAACTTGGGGGTTGGGTAGGGATTCCAGAAAAGAGGGGCTGCTTAGCACTGTGGGCCTCAGGAGCCTGGGTTGTAACCCCTTTTAAGCAGGGAGTGGCTTGGTCAGAACTGGGTCTCAGAACAGCCCCTGTTTG
Above is a genomic segment from Bos javanicus breed banteng chromosome 15, ARS-OSU_banteng_1.0, whole genome shotgun sequence containing:
- the MFRP gene encoding membrane frizzled-related protein isoform X2, which encodes MKDCSDIVLCVETTELSKTEFCNPAFEPESGPPCPFPALQEDADCSARAPWHGRHPRRLQPDCRFSWLCVLLLAGLLLLLLGLLVAIILAQLQATTSPWATYHPLPSRGLATTGTTPATSTTTSQATGTPKGQPEAGVSLAPQSTCGGLLPGPRGFFSSPNYPDPYPPNAHCVWHIQVATDHTIQLKIETLSTESVASCLFDRLEISPEPEGPLLRVCGRVPPPTLNTNASRLRVAFVSDSSVEGSGFHAWYQAVAPGHGSCAHEEFPCDQFVCLLRDSVCDGFANCADGSDETNCSAKFPGCGGNLTGLEGTFSAPSYLQQYPHQQLCTWHISVPAGHGVELLFHNFSLEAQDECKSDYVEVYEAHSSGALSLLDRFCGAEPPPRLISSRHQLAVLFRTDHGFSAGGFSATYRALNATESPCRPGELSCQDGGCKSPQWMCSTWRDCADDNCSSPLFPPPELACEPVQVEMCIGLSYNTTAFPNIWVGMTTQEEVVEVLRGYKSLTSLPCYQNFRRLLCGLLVPHCTPLGSVLPPCRSVCQEAERQCQSGLALLGTPWPFNCNRLPEAAGLEACAQP
- the MFRP gene encoding membrane frizzled-related protein isoform X3, producing the protein MKDCSDIVLCVETTELSKTEFCNPAFEPESGPPCPFPALQEDADCSARAPWHGRHPRRLQPDCRFSWLCVLLLAGLLLLLLGLLVAIILAQLQATTSPWATYHPLPSRGLATTGTTPATSTTTSQATGTPKGQPEAGVSLAPQSTCGGLLPGPRGFFSSPNYPDPYPPNAHCVWHIQVATDHTIQLKIETLSTESVASCLFDRLEISPEPEGPLLRVCGRVPPPTLNTNASRLRVAFVSDSSVEGSGFHAWYQAVAPGHGSCAHEEFPCDQFVCLLRDSVCDGFANCADGSDETNCSAKFPGCGGNLTGLEGTFSAPSYLQQYPHQQLCTWHISVPAGHGVELLFHNFSLEAQDECKSDYVEVYEAHSSGALSLLDSQGGPMPGLLPAVDRFCGAEPPPRLISSRHQLAVLFRTDHGFSAGGFSATYRALNATESPCRPGELSCQDGGCKSPQWMCSTWRDCADDNCSSPLFPPPEPDKPALLPEFPEAPLRAAGAPLHPTRQCPSPLPLCLPGGRAPVPVWPGATGHPLALQLQQAA
- the MFRP gene encoding membrane frizzled-related protein isoform X1 → MKDCSDIVLCVETTELSKTEFCNPAFEPESGPPCPFPALQEDADCSARAPWHGRHPRRLQPDCRFSWLCVLLLAGLLLLLLGLLVAIILAQLQATTSPWATYHPLPSRGLATTGTTPATSTTTSQATGTPKGQPEAGVSLAPQSTCGGLLPGPRGFFSSPNYPDPYPPNAHCVWHIQVATDHTIQLKIETLSTESVASCLFDRLEISPEPEGPLLRVCGRVPPPTLNTNASRLRVAFVSDSSVEGSGFHAWYQAVAPGHGSCAHEEFPCDQFVCLLRDSVCDGFANCADGSDETNCSAKFPGCGGNLTGLEGTFSAPSYLQQYPHQQLCTWHISVPAGHGVELLFHNFSLEAQDECKSDYVEVYEAHSSGALSLLDSQGGPMPGLLPAVDRFCGAEPPPRLISSRHQLAVLFRTDHGFSAGGFSATYRALNATESPCRPGELSCQDGGCKSPQWMCSTWRDCADDNCSSPLFPPPELACEPVQVEMCIGLSYNTTAFPNIWVGMTTQEEVVEVLRGYKSLTSLPCYQNFRRLLCGLLVPHCTPLGSVLPPCRSVCQEAERQCQSGLALLGTPWPFNCNRLPEAAGLEACAQP